The segment AACAAAGAACTCATCACTTAAAAAAGTTAGTGATTAAATCGTAAACATTTCCAAGTTAGATGacctaaataaaatttttaaagataaatgataaatgataaaaattataatttttaaattttaagaaaaaaccATTTTAAAAGTAATAATGCTATAAGATATATGGCATGTTAAACATTGTGAAAATAGCATTTAACATATGGTAGATGTTACTacattatcattttatctaataaTTAGTAACAAACACATGAATATTAAAAacatttcaaacatgtttagttttTCTGCTTAAATCGATAACTTGTATAGTTTGATGTCAAATCATTTATATTAATAGTTTatgtaaaatttgaaattatgtataattattctattatttattaaaataatttaattaaaactacataataataaatttattttggtcATGGGGTCACGTAGTATGTTTGACACTTCCTTTTCTTCCCTCtcgttttttcttttgtttttaaaaaaatgtgTAGCATTCATTCTACAATAATAGAGTTCCAAGCAAACGCTTAAAAAACTCATAAATAGACCAATAGAGAGAAGTAGAAACCATCAAAAGCAAAAGGGAACATGTACTAGGATAGTTCTTACACTACCATAAGTTTATTGTAAACCATAGTAAAAGATCATAAAATGATTTGAGACATTACACTAAAAACTAATAATTTTCTTGACCCGGTATGGAAATAACTCTAATGTTCTTAATTATTTGGGCAAAGAAATTGGATGGACAAATAATGTTCTCaagtaaaaatatgtattattatattattttaaataattagaaTGAAAAATAATTCCTTATTAAGATATTTGAGATGATCTAGGATCAAACTTTGTTTACGGAAGTTTTATTTCTTCGTGGACCTCTACACAAATGGTAATTACTTCAATGAAGACAAACTGACAAATTTCAGCAATACACCACGTCATGCAGGCTTTTTTTCAAAATTGTCcctaaaaattgattatttatgaaaatgaccTAACTGTAAAATCTTGTACGAAAATAACTTGTTTTCTACAGTGTATCCGGCACACCCTCCATCATCCTGTAATGATCGTTTGATGATTGTCTGGTCtataaaaaatgaattttttttagagTCGGCACTGTGTTCACCAGAACTGGTGTGTATTTTTTTTCAAATGCACTTTAAAAATACTGGTATTCTaagatataaaataatattttaataagtttCAGCATTTATATTGTCGGAATTGGTtcaaatgttaaaattataatcCTAAAAGCATAACTAGACTttgatattataaaaattatggtATATAATCAATAATTTATTTCTATACTATCAAATATCTATAATGTAATATTATAGCATTTCTACCAGAATTTTAGcatttcttaattttattaagAATTACAACTATTTatcaattatttattattttatcatatgcTACTATTTTATAATTACTTATTTTTTAGTTAAGAAGTTTActatattttatgtataaattacatTGATAAGAATTTAATGATTCGAGGAGTTTAGGCTCAATCATTCAActattaaaaatatcaatttgGGCATTAACATTAGGAACATAAAAAAATTTTGGTCACAAAACCGTTAGAGACTAACGATTAGATAGTGTAGCAATGTTATGACACATGTATTTGATATCCAAATTCATTAGTGAAGTATTTGATATCCAATTCATCATATATTTAAGTGTATATTATAGATTACATCAACCAATAAAGAAATTCTAATCGAAATATGAGAATTTCATAATATCAAAACAAATAAtccatcactaaaaattatttaataggtgatcaaattgtaaatttttcaaagttaaatgacctaaataaaattatttaaaagataGGTGATCAaaagtttaatttaaattttaggaaaaaaaacattttaaaagtAATAATGCTATGCAGATATGTGGCATGTTAAACATTGTGAAAATAACATATGGTAGATATTGTTacattatcattttatctaataaCTAGTAACTAACACATGAATATAAAAATTCTAACACATGAATATAAAAATTCTAAGTATTTAGTTAATTTATATTTATGGTTTATGtaaactttaaaattatatttaattattatattatttattaaaataatttaaaatctaagaataagttaataaaaattatacaatAATAAATTTCTTTCGGTCATGGGGCTCATGTATggcacttttcttttctttcctttcttgtTTCGTTTAAATTTAGTAAACATGTAGCATTCATTTTATAAGAATAGAGTTCCAAGCAAAGGCTTCAAAGACGCATAAATAGAACAATAGAGAGAAGTAGAAACCATCAAATGTAAATGAGACCTTAAGTTTATTGTAAATCATAGTAAAAGATCATAAAATGGTTTGACATTACACTAAAAACTAACAATTTTCTTGACCTTGTACGGAAATAATTCCAATGTTCTTAATCATTTGGCCAAAGAAATTGGGTGGGCAAATAATGATAACACTCTTTTTTTATATTCCTTATCTTCCATACCATGACCATGACCATCGCCATTTTGGTACATCAATAAAGACACTCTAGCAATGTTCTTAGTACTTTCAATAAACGTCGGAGAGAAAGGAAGTTTAGCCATTTGATCTTCATTTATCTTTTTCCATGCTGCGTCAATTAACTTCCTTATGTGCTCACGAGCTTCTTCCTCAGATGCTCCACTTTCATACATATAACATTGGACTGATTTAGGAACATCACCTCTTTTTAGCTCATACTagcccaaaaataaaaaaaaataagtcACACATATCAGTATTAGAGTAATTAATTAATGGAAATTTGAAGTTTACAACTATATATTGCTTACCGATGATGTCCCTAAATCATTTGATAATCGTGTAATTATGGAGGGCTGATATACACCGATGTAATTTTCTTGGATATTGTGCAATCCCTCTTCCGTTATATGACTAGTTACCAAATAGGCATGAGCAAGCATTAAATAACACCCTATTGAAATCCAAGCATTATCGATGTACTCTTTTAGAGTTGGTGTATATCCAATGTAATACCATTTTGCCTCCACCAAATATGCTTTACAAAGGTCTGTCCACTGGATGAATAACACAAATAAGATAGAGTTGATAAGGAAAAGCAAGAAAAAAGACAAGAAATTGGTTTAATACCACTTTCTTAAGGAAGGGAATGACATCTATCCCTTGTTCCTTAATAGTGTCAAAAGCCATTTCATTTACGGAATTGTAAAGAGCATGGTAATATATCTTCATATAGTCTGGAAGCCTTTGTATTTCATTTATATCCCACCTGAAATTACACCAtcatatatattaaagattattaAACATTGGTAAGAATTTCCAAGAGAAGATAAAATCAGATGTGCAAACCTCTCAACAACATCTGTGAAGAGCTCCAACTCATCTAAGGTTCCATAAACATCATAAACATCATCTATAACTGTTATTAGCGCATTGACCTTTGTAAGAATTATTCTACTTTTTCCATCCTGAGGAGCAATTATCATTCCCGCACCCCATAAAAAGTTTTCCATCAGCCTATCTCTAGCAAAGCTAAACCTCTGGCCAATACCAAGTTCCTTCCACCATCTAAATAatacatgtaaaaaaaaaaaaaaacggaaATCATACTTGTGTTGAAGCACATACGAGTTAAATTTTTGAACTAGGATGTAGTAGGCATACTTACGTTGAAACATTTCTAAGATCTTCCTGGTGCATAGATTGGACTATATTGTAATCCAAAATAGCAAGCTCTAAAACAATGGGATTTCTATCCTTGTTTTTCTCATACGCCTCTATGAACCATCTAGCTTCCAACCTTGGCATCCTCCAATGTAGAGGAAGCTCTAAGGCATGGTCCACTAGCGTCCAAAGATATTGATGATCATTGTTCTCCTTC is part of the Gossypium arboreum isolate Shixiya-1 chromosome 5, ASM2569848v2, whole genome shotgun sequence genome and harbors:
- the LOC108482290 gene encoding terpene synthase 10-like, which codes for MAFCLFSSFPMCSFPIHSKWKSFSYNRSSFRRLTIFSALQSDAANKNSTEDAIITRRSANYHPPIWDYGYVQSLRNDFVEDESYKEQARKLKEEVRMMLGNVVDPLEKLELIDTLQRLGLSYHFEAEINKTLKNISTNHISTAAWKKDNLYATALEFRLLRQHGYKVDQEVFTCFMDDVGNIKSSPNQDFKGLLNLYEASYLLLEGETMLENARELVSKLLKQYLKENNDHQYLWTLVDHALELPLHWRMPRLEARWFIEAYEKNKDRNPIVLELAILDYNIVQSMHQEDLRNVSTWWKELGIGQRFSFARDRLMENFLWGAGMIIAPQDGKSRIILTKVNALITVIDDVYDVYGTLDELELFTDVVERWDINEIQRLPDYMKIYYHALYNSVNEMAFDTIKEQGIDVIPFLKKVWTDLCKAYLVEAKWYYIGYTPTLKEYIDNAWISIGCYLMLAHAYLVTSHITEEGLHNIQENYIGVYQPSIITRLSNDLGTSSYELKRGDVPKSVQCYMYESGASEEEAREHIRKLIDAAWKKINEDQMAKLPFSPTFIESTKNIARVSLLMYQNGDGHGHGMEDKEYKKRVLSLFAHPISLAK